Proteins co-encoded in one Nicotiana sylvestris chromosome 7, ASM39365v2, whole genome shotgun sequence genomic window:
- the LOC104213151 gene encoding VQ motif-containing protein 1 produces MSKAAKNMTVPVKIVVINTQYIETDASSFKSVVQRLTGKNSTVEMEVAAAPPPTAAANYYRHGYTNWDDQSSRALISETESIARKPSPSLGRGMSFNDFDNIFKELPPVDDLLRLYADEYRSNY; encoded by the coding sequence ATGTCAAAAGCAGCAAAGAATATGACAGTTCCAGTGAAGATAGTTGTAATCAACACACAATATATAGAGACGGATGCCAGCAGCTTCAAGTCAGTAGTTCAGAGACTAACCGGCAAGAATTCCACTGTAGAGATGGAGGTAGCCGCCGCTCCACCGCCAACCGCGGCAGCTAATTACTACCGCCACGGCTACACTAATTGGGATGATCAAAGTAGTAGAGCATTAATTTCTGAGACCGAGTCCATTGCGCGCAAACCAAGTCCAAGTTTAGGGCGGGGGATGTCATTCAACGATTTTGACAATATTTTTAAAGAGTTGCCTCCTGTGGACGACCTTCTTCGCCTTTATGCAGATGAATATCGTTCTAATTATTAG